One segment of Phycisphaerae bacterium DNA contains the following:
- a CDS encoding methyltransferase, with translation MTSRERILASINHHEPDRLPIDCGAMRSTGIQAIAYHKLKVHLGIWQGRTRVFDVIQQLAEPEPFYLDRFRVDAVNAGWEFAPEAWKEWILPDGSACQIPAHIRFQREGHDWLAFNDAGEVVARMIEGCTYFSQTIHPLHREDWTAGLNDLGRAMNSVCWSALPEPLYAGGLSDENLVRMGEHVRQLRERSDRAIMIAYGANLFEWGSYLRRMDNFLLDLAGEQSKAVALLDKLVELHLAGLDRLLPVLGDHVDLIQLGDDLGMEAGPFFSPAMFRSVFKPRYTAIVKHIKKRCPHLKIFLHCCGSILPLLPDLIEAGIEVINPVQIAARHMDPAVLKREFGSALTFWGGGCDTQKVLPRGTPQEVKDHVRRNIDIFAPGGGFVFCQVHNILADVPPENIVAMYEAAMA, from the coding sequence ATGACATCCCGGGAGCGCATCCTGGCGAGCATCAACCACCATGAACCCGACCGTTTGCCCATCGACTGCGGGGCCATGCGCTCCACGGGCATCCAGGCCATCGCCTATCACAAGCTCAAGGTTCATCTGGGCATCTGGCAAGGGCGCACGAGGGTGTTCGACGTTATTCAGCAATTGGCTGAACCGGAGCCGTTCTACCTCGATCGGTTCAGGGTGGACGCGGTCAATGCCGGCTGGGAGTTCGCCCCGGAGGCCTGGAAGGAGTGGATCCTGCCGGACGGCTCGGCTTGCCAAATTCCCGCCCACATCCGTTTTCAGCGCGAAGGACACGACTGGCTCGCGTTCAACGACGCGGGCGAGGTGGTCGCGCGCATGATCGAAGGTTGCACGTACTTCAGCCAGACGATCCACCCGCTCCATCGCGAGGACTGGACGGCCGGCCTCAACGATCTCGGCCGGGCGATGAACTCAGTCTGCTGGTCGGCGCTGCCTGAGCCGCTCTATGCCGGCGGCCTGAGCGACGAGAACCTGGTCCGCATGGGCGAACACGTCCGGCAGCTCCGCGAGCGGAGCGATCGGGCAATCATGATTGCCTATGGGGCGAATCTCTTCGAGTGGGGCTCCTATCTACGGCGGATGGACAACTTCCTCCTGGACCTGGCGGGCGAGCAGAGCAAGGCGGTGGCTCTCCTGGACAAGCTCGTGGAGTTGCACCTGGCGGGGTTAGATCGACTGCTTCCGGTGCTCGGCGACCACGTTGATCTGATCCAACTGGGTGATGACCTGGGCATGGAGGCCGGGCCTTTCTTCTCCCCGGCGATGTTCCGTTCGGTGTTCAAGCCGCGGTACACCGCCATCGTGAAGCACATCAAGAAGCGCTGTCCCCACCTCAAGATCTTCCTGCACTGCTGTGGTTCGATCCTGCCGCTGCTTCCCGATCTGATCGAGGCGGGAATCGAGGTCATCAACCCGGTCCAGATCGCCGCGCGGCATATGGATCCGGCCGTTCTGAAGAGAGAGTTCGGTTCTGCCCTGACCTTCTGGGGTGGCGGATGCGACACGCAGAAGGTCCTGCCGCGGGGCACGCCTCAGGAGGTGAAGGACCACGTCCGGCGCAATATCGACATCTTCGCTCCGGGTGGTGGATTCGTCTTCTGCCAGGTGCACAACATTCTGGCGGATGTGCCGCCGGAGAACATCGTGGCGATGTACGAGGCCGCCATGGCCTGA
- a CDS encoding trypsin-like peptidase domain-containing protein: MGNSELRKLLADPDAALSRCSVRRFPFRLILLPLVLVAFVSLHPPVSAEASPVVRATEQRRIETIARASRSAVCIFLDEGEAGSGVVICPDGHGLTNFHVIAGILKTRRAFGGLSDGKRYPLEVLGIDPTGDMAMFRLTGKDRFECAEFGDSEAVRVGDEVFAAGNPFMLAEDSTPTITAGIVSGLHRYQYGQDARSLVYADCIQVDASINPGNSGGPLFDAAGRLIGINGRASFERRGRVNVGLAYAISINQFKRFIPGLKAGLLVEHGSLGATAVDAGYRQVVFDRVMDGAAAAAAGIKPGDRLVVFADQKIRDANHFTSLLGSYPAGWPVSVTWEREGRLTSRVIELDPLTVRVPDELKRAYRVDVSVTRKAAESRPAGPASPSAPAVANVLAPAIESAIRSTVKLYGGRLGSAVGYGSGVIVSPQGDVLTTLSVLVEGSELRAVTHDGHAYPCTVISRDEYRQLALLRMGRKSENADTAAPLRDQMTPPRWEPLPMADPAAAQPGDWILAVGNPCKVADGAEAVSVARGILSGRTRLDAVQGSEAFPYRGDVLLLDAVTSNPGSPGSAVVDLDGRWVGVVGEVVASQRTNTELSYAYPVEEIKAFLRDASVGEAASRPHGAASRPASRSAKPGYHGIRLSTIAYHRQLPFVKSVADGSPAKAAGVRADDLIISANRTAVPQGRVFMELCERLLPGEELSLIVKRGEELIPVRFVLTEDPE; this comes from the coding sequence ATGGGGAATAGCGAATTGAGGAAGCTGCTCGCCGACCCGGACGCTGCTCTTTCCCGATGCTCCGTGCGCCGTTTTCCATTCCGCCTGATTCTGTTACCGCTCGTGCTCGTCGCGTTCGTATCCCTGCATCCGCCGGTATCCGCCGAGGCCTCTCCGGTTGTTCGAGCGACGGAGCAGCGTCGAATCGAGACCATTGCCCGAGCAAGCCGGAGCGCGGTCTGTATCTTCCTGGATGAAGGCGAAGCCGGCTCGGGTGTGGTGATATGCCCCGATGGTCACGGGCTGACCAATTTCCACGTCATTGCAGGCATACTCAAGACGCGCCGCGCGTTTGGTGGCTTGTCCGACGGCAAGCGATATCCTCTGGAAGTGCTCGGGATTGACCCGACCGGTGACATGGCCATGTTCCGCCTGACCGGCAAGGACCGTTTCGAATGCGCCGAGTTCGGCGACTCGGAGGCTGTCCGGGTGGGCGATGAGGTCTTCGCGGCCGGCAATCCCTTCATGTTGGCCGAGGACTCCACACCGACCATCACCGCGGGGATTGTCAGCGGCCTGCACCGCTATCAGTACGGCCAGGATGCCCGGTCGCTGGTCTATGCGGACTGCATCCAGGTCGACGCCTCGATCAATCCGGGCAACTCCGGCGGGCCGTTGTTCGACGCCGCCGGGCGGCTCATCGGGATCAACGGCCGGGCGTCGTTCGAGCGTCGTGGGCGGGTCAACGTGGGCCTGGCCTATGCGATTTCGATCAACCAGTTCAAGCGGTTCATTCCCGGTTTGAAGGCCGGCTTGCTGGTCGAGCATGGTTCGCTCGGAGCCACGGCGGTCGATGCCGGTTACCGACAGGTGGTTTTCGACCGAGTCATGGATGGAGCCGCAGCGGCCGCAGCGGGCATCAAACCGGGTGACCGGCTGGTGGTTTTCGCAGACCAGAAGATTCGTGATGCCAACCACTTCACGAGTCTGCTGGGCAGCTACCCGGCAGGCTGGCCGGTCTCGGTCACCTGGGAACGTGAGGGTCGGCTGACCTCGAGGGTGATCGAGCTCGATCCCCTGACCGTGAGGGTTCCGGACGAGCTCAAGCGGGCCTATCGGGTTGATGTGAGCGTCACCCGAAAGGCCGCGGAGTCCCGGCCGGCCGGACCTGCGTCCCCCTCGGCGCCGGCTGTAGCCAACGTCCTGGCGCCGGCCATCGAGTCCGCGATTCGCTCAACGGTCAAGCTCTACGGCGGTCGACTCGGCTCAGCCGTGGGCTACGGCTCCGGCGTGATCGTCTCGCCGCAAGGTGATGTCCTCACCACGCTGTCGGTTCTTGTCGAAGGCAGCGAGCTTCGGGCGGTGACCCACGACGGGCACGCTTACCCGTGCACGGTGATCAGCCGCGACGAGTACCGGCAGCTGGCCCTGCTGCGGATGGGGCGTAAGAGTGAGAATGCGGACACCGCCGCTCCGCTTCGCGACCAGATGACTCCGCCGAGATGGGAGCCGCTGCCGATGGCCGACCCCGCCGCGGCTCAGCCCGGCGACTGGATTCTGGCCGTCGGGAACCCGTGCAAGGTCGCCGATGGAGCGGAGGCCGTTTCGGTGGCCCGAGGGATCCTCTCGGGTCGTACCCGGCTCGACGCGGTCCAGGGATCGGAGGCTTTTCCCTATCGCGGCGATGTTCTCCTGCTTGACGCCGTGACCAGCAACCCGGGTTCGCCGGGCAGCGCGGTCGTTGATCTGGACGGGCGCTGGGTTGGAGTGGTGGGAGAGGTAGTCGCTTCCCAACGAACCAATACCGAGCTCAGCTACGCGTACCCCGTGGAGGAGATCAAGGCCTTCCTGCGCGACGCCAGCGTCGGCGAGGCAGCGAGTCGGCCTCACGGGGCGGCGTCTCGCCCCGCCAGCCGGTCGGCCAAGCCTGGCTACCACGGCATCCGCCTCTCCACCATTGCCTATCACCGTCAACTGCCCTTCGTGAAGAGCGTGGCCGACGGATCGCCGGCCAAGGCGGCCGGCGTGCGAGCCGACGATCTGATCATCAGCGCCAACCGGACGGCGGTTCCGCAAGGTCGCGTGTTTATGGAACTCTGCGAGCGGCTGCTTCCCGGGGAGGAGCTTTCGCTGATCGTCAAACGGGGCGAAGAGTTGATCCCGGTCCGTTTCGTGCTCACGGAGGATCCCGAATGA
- a CDS encoding trypsin-like peptidase domain-containing protein: MTTLAALLTGLAMMALPGNSATHPADAMRAEQDAFRRAVARVARCVVTIETIGGTQPGGGQPASGPAFGGREVAPSGFIVADGPTTGLIWSADGLILTSAFNFVRDPSLITVVLSDRRRFVGELIARDEVRRLAMVRVPATGLPVPQWIGDEGEVRVGQRVLALGRGFGGPFCSITAGIVSGLNRMSGLAIQTDARLSPASFGGPLIDLDGRVIGLCVPFGMGNDLLSGVEWYDSGIGFAIPAWQVWTSAADLSAGHSLRRGMLGVVLDAKANAPPTIRLLADRSPALRAGLKVGDAIVAIDGKPVTVYPDLTRLMRSRCAGQWVKVRVRRGAQDIDLEVVLAVPEDVGSLNPPASEPAGR, translated from the coding sequence ATGACCACCCTTGCCGCTCTGCTGACCGGCCTGGCAATGATGGCCCTGCCGGGCAATTCGGCCACGCATCCCGCGGACGCCATGCGGGCCGAGCAGGATGCCTTTCGCCGTGCCGTGGCCCGAGTGGCTCGGTGCGTGGTCACGATCGAGACGATCGGTGGTACACAACCGGGCGGCGGGCAGCCGGCGAGCGGCCCGGCCTTCGGCGGGCGAGAGGTGGCACCCTCGGGGTTCATCGTGGCCGACGGCCCCACCACGGGGCTGATCTGGTCGGCCGACGGGCTGATCCTTACCAGCGCCTTCAATTTCGTTCGCGACCCATCGCTGATCACTGTGGTGCTGTCCGATCGTCGGAGGTTCGTGGGCGAACTGATCGCCCGTGACGAGGTGCGACGGCTAGCGATGGTTCGCGTTCCGGCCACTGGGTTGCCGGTGCCGCAGTGGATCGGCGACGAGGGCGAGGTTCGCGTGGGCCAACGGGTCCTGGCGCTGGGTCGGGGTTTCGGCGGGCCGTTCTGCTCGATCACCGCAGGCATCGTCAGCGGCCTGAACCGGATGAGTGGTCTGGCCATCCAGACCGACGCCCGGCTCTCGCCGGCCAGCTTCGGCGGGCCGCTGATAGACCTCGACGGCCGGGTGATCGGCCTTTGCGTTCCCTTTGGCATGGGCAACGACCTGCTTTCCGGCGTCGAGTGGTATGATTCGGGCATTGGCTTCGCGATTCCCGCATGGCAGGTTTGGACCAGTGCCGCCGACCTCTCCGCCGGGCACAGCCTTCGCCGTGGCATGCTCGGCGTGGTCCTGGACGCGAAAGCCAATGCTCCCCCCACGATCCGACTGCTGGCGGATCGCTCGCCCGCTCTCCGAGCCGGCCTGAAAGTCGGCGACGCGATTGTGGCGATCGACGGGAAGCCGGTCACGGTCTATCCCGATCTCACCCGGCTGATGCGATCCCGATGCGCGGGGCAATGGGTGAAGGTACGCGTCCGTCGGGGAGCACAGGACATCGATCTGGAGGTCGTTCTGGCCGTTCCTGAGGACGTCGGATCGCTCAACCCGCCCGCGAGCGAGCCGGCGGGGCGGTAG